The genomic DNA CGACTACTCCATCCAGCTGCGGCGCGACCACAAGCTGACGACCCCCGAGGTCATCGCCCATCTGCGCGAGCGCATCCACGCCACCGAGCCGGCGCTGGACATTGACTTCGGCCAGCGCATTGCCGATTTGCTGGGCGATTTGATGAGCAGCGCCAAGCCCATCGAAGTTAAAATTTATGGCGATGACCAGAAAACCCTCGAAAAGCTCTCGGCCCAGCTCGGCCAGGCGCTTTCAACGGTGCCCGGCGTGGCCGACGTGAACGACGGGCTGGTGGCGGCCGGCCCCAGCATCGTGTTTCGGCCCGACGCGGCCAAGCTGGCCCGCTACGGCCTCACGCCCCTCGATTTTCAGGCCCAGCTCGCCGACCTTGTGGGCGGGCAGGTGTTGAGCACCAGCGGCGCGACCCAGGCCAGCGTCTCGCCGGCCCAGGCCGGCTCGCTCGGCGGCATTCAGGTGGGCCAGGTGCAGGACGGCGAGCAGCTGCGCCAGGTGCTGCTGCGCTACGTGGACTTCCGCCAGAACTCGCTGGCCCAACTCAAAAAGCAGGTTATTGCTCTGCCTAATGGCACCGTGCGCCCGCTGCCGTTCTTCGCCACGCTTAGCGTGGAGCCGGGCGACGTGGAGCTGCGGCGCGAGGATTTGAAGTCGGTGGCCGTAGTCACGGCCCGCCTGGATGGGCGCGATTTGGGCTCGGCCATCCAGGACATTCGCCGGCACGTGGGGCGGCAGCTGGCCCTACCTCCCGGCTACACCGTGCAGTACGCCGGAGCTTATGCCGAGCAGCAGTCCTCGTTCCGCGAGTTGGAGCTTATCCTACTCATGGCCAGCATGTTGGTTTTCTCGGTACTACTGTTTTTGTTTCGCGAGTGGCTGGTGTCGCTGCTGGTCATCTTCATCTCCGTGATGGGCATTTCGGGCTGCGTGCTGGGGCTATATTTCGCGGGCATTCCGCTGAACGTGAGCAGCTACACGGGCATTATTATGATTGTGGGCATCATCGCAGAAAACGCCATTTTCACGGTGCATCAGTTCTATGAGTCCTTGCGCGAGACGGGCGACGTGGACACGGCCATTCGCTACGCCATTGCCCTGCGCATCCGGCCCAAGCTGATGACGGCTATCGGGGCCATTCTGGCGTTGTCGCCTTTAGCCCTCGGCATCGGGCTGGGCGCGCAAATGCAGCAGCCGCTGGCCGTGGCCGTGATTGGTGGCTTCGTGGTGGCGCTGCCCATGCTGCTGTTCGTGCTGCCCACCGGAATGCGCTTGATTTACTACCGCCGCGGGGGGACGCGGGAGCTGGCCGAGCACGGGGGGTAGGCGGCCAGCGTCGGCGTGCGGGCCGCCAGGCTACACGTACAGCGCGGCGAAAGCCAGCAACAGCGGCACGGTCATCACAATAGCCCCGAGCCGCAAAAACTGCCAGCCGCTGACCTTTATATTTTCGCGCCGCAGCGCTATCAGCCACAGAATGGTAGCCAGCGAGCCGGTGACGGACAGGTTAGGTCCCAGGTCAATGCCGATGAGCACCGCGCTTCTGAGCGTTTCCGGCACCGGGGCCGCGTGCAGCACGTTGCCGGCCAGCAGGCCCACGGGCAGGTTGTTGAGCACGTTGCAGAGCAGGGCCGCGCCCACGCCGCTCAGCCAGGTGGTTTTGGCAGCCCCCGGCCCCGCGCCGCTGCTGAGCAAGCCCGCCAGCCAGCGGGTAATTCCGGTGGTGATAAGCCCTTCGACCAGCACAAACAGGCCGGCCACCAGCAGCAGCACCGACCAGGATACATTTTTCAGGATGTGCAGCGGGCTTTTGCGGGCGCTGACCAGCACCACGGCCGCCGTGGCTACCCCCGTCAGGGCCGTGGGCAGCCCCAGCTGCACGCTCAGGGCCGAAGCAACCAGCAGCACCACGGCCGTGGCCCCGATGCCGGCCAGCGCCACCCAGCCGCTGCGCGCCAGCGTGGGCAGCGCCCCGCTGGTCGCCAGCTGGCCGGTGAGCTTGTCTTTTTGCGTGTAGAGCAGCAGGAAGTACGTCGCCCCCACGGCTATTGCCGACGGCAGCAGGTAGCGCGGCAGCCAGGTCAGCAGCGGCGGCAGGTGCGCGCCGTAGATAACCAGGTTGGCCGGGTTGGAGAGGGGTAGGACGAAGGAAGCCGCGTTGGCCACAAACGCGCAGATAAGGAGGTAGGGCAGCGGGTCTTTCACTTTGGCGGCCTTCACGGCGTAGGCCACGGCCGGCGTGAGCACCACCGCTGTCGCGTCGTTGGAGAGGAAAGTGGTCACGACTACCCCCACCAGGTAGATGAGCAGAAACAGGCGGCGGCCCGACCCCTTGGCCAGCCGGGTGGCGTGGGCCGCCAGCCAGTCGAACACCTTTTCGGCACGGGCCGTTTCGGCCAGCAGCATCATGCCCGTCAGAAACAGATACACGTTCAGACCCTTCGCCACGCCGGCCAGCGCCTGCCGACCCGGCAGCAGCCCCAGCCCCACCAGCAGCCCCGCCCCGCCGACTGCCCACACGAACTCCGGCACCCGAAACGGCCGGCTGATAACCAGCCCGATAGCCAGCACCACGATAATCCAAATGGCTACGGCTGGCATCATGGAGGATTGATAGAAAGTAGGTAAAAATCGGAAAATCAGTAATTTACAGTTAAATTTCGACCAATACGCTCGCGAGTTATTACCAACCTAGCTCCGCGAAAATCGTTCGTTGCTGCCAAGTACGTGAGTCGCCCTTCCGGAGCCGACTATGCCTCGGCCGTAAAGAACCGGGCAGCCGGGCAGCTGCGGCAACTCCCGAAACTCTTCAGGATTGGAGCCGACCTTCGCCGGCAGTTCCGGCGCGGTTCAGGTTTGCCGGGTTCGCCAGTCCTTTTTCCCTACCCCCTTCCTTTTCTTATGACCCCTTCGCTGAAAGCCACCCTCGGCAAAGTGCCGGCCGTTACCCTCGGGTTCTGGATTATTAAAATCGCGGCCACGACGCTGGGCGAAACGGCCGGCGACGCGGTTACGATGTCCATGAACCTGGGCTACCTCACGGGCTCGGTCATCTTTGCCACCATTTTCGTGGTGGCCGTGAGCGCGCAGATTGCGGCCAAGCGCTTCCATCCGTTTCTGTTTTGGGGCGTTATCGTGGCGACGACCACCTTCGGCACCACGCTGGCCGACTTCTTTGACCGCTCGCTGGGAATTGGGTACGTGGGCGGCACGTCGGTGCTGCTGACGCTGCTGCTGGCCTGCCTGGGCTTGTGGTATCGCACGCTGGGCACGGTTTCGGTGAGCCGCTTGACCTCGCGCCCGGCCGAGATTTTTTACTGGGCCACCGTGATGCTCTCCCAAACCCTGGGCACGGCCGCCGGCGACTGGATGGCCGACGACGACGGCGGCCTGGGCCTGGGCTACGGCGGCGGGGCGCTGGTGTTTGCCGCCGCGCTGGCCGTGGTGGCGGCCGCGTATTACTGGACCAGCATCTCTCGCACCGTCTTGTTCTGGGCGGCGTTCATCCTCACGCGCCCGCTCGGGGCCACCGTGGGCGACTTTCTGGATAAACCCGTGGCGCACGGCGGCCTGGCTCTGAGCCGCTACACGGCCTCGGCGGTGCTGGCCATTTTTATCATCGGCGCTATTCTCGTGCTGCCCCAAAAGGCGGAGGAGGTGCCGCCGCTGGCCGAAGGCGAAGGCTGAGCTTGGCCCCGCCCGCTGGTTTTCCCTACCCGCTTTCCCACCCGCCAGCATGGTTCGCGCGCATTTTTTATAAAACTCAGGACTTACGCAAATCACCAGTAGCGCTCTGCGAACCTCCGCGTCTTCCTCAGCGCACCTCTGTGGGAACCTGACGTTGAAGGCAATTTGCGTAATTCCATAATTAATATTTTACCTCACCGTTAACTACAGAAATCCCTCAGCATCAGGCACTAGCTTTGGTTAGAAGTTCAACCTAACCTCTTTTCAGCCATGAAAAAAGTGCTGCTACTGGCCGCCTGCGCGCTGGCCCTGACTGCCCCCGCCTACGCTCAAATGCTGAAGCTCGCCCAGGTGCCCGCCGCCGCCCGCGCCACGTTCAAAGCCAGGTTCCCCACCGTGACCACCAACACCTGGGAGAAGGAAGGCGACAAGTACGAAGCCGGCTTCAAGCTGAATGGCAAAACGATGTCGGCCCTGCTAACCCTGGCCGGGGAGCTGCTGGAAACCGAGACGGATATGCTGCCGGCCCAGCTGCCCCCGGCCGTGCGCACCAAGCTGGCCAGCGCCTACAAAGCCTACCAGATTAAGGAGGCCGCCACCATCGTGCGGGCCGATGGTTCGACCGTGTACGAGGCGGAGGTAGCGCGCGGCGGCAAAGCCCAGGACGTGCTCTTCCACGCCGACGGCTCGCTGGCGAAAAAATAAGCGGCAAAAGGAAGGTGGCCGCGCAGAAGCGCCTTCCTAGCGTGCCCCCACTTTCAGCACGTAGCCCGACGTGCTATCTACCTTAAACACATTGGAATAGATGACTGAGGCACCCTCTTTGTTTTTGACCTGGTAAACGTGGCTTATCAGCACGGTATCGGCCTTGGGGGCCGTGGCGCGCGGCGGGCCGAAGGAGATAGCCGCGTAGCTGCCAGGGTCTTGCGCAGTTTTGCGCACGTAGGCGGAAATCGCGTCCTGGGCCTTGTGGTTTGGGTTGTGCGGGGCACACCCGCTGGCGAGCAGCAGGAGCAGAATAGCTTTTTTCATGTTTCAATTAATGGGGTAGCTGGTGCGCCCGCCTGCCACCAGCGCGGTGGGATGAAGCCGGCCGGCGCTGCAAATTTGGGGGCTAATTACCAATGTATCCCCCGCTATGCTTACCGCTGGTGCCCCACTGCTGCTGCAAGCTGAGTTGTTGGGGATATTGATGCTACTGTACCTGCTGCTGGTATATGTAGGGCTGCCGCTGGGGTTGCTGGTGCTTTTTTTTCGCAGCAATCACGTGCCGCGCGTGCTCAAGCAAGTGGGCGCGGGCGCACTGGGCCTGTTACTGATAGTGGCAGGGCTAATAGCCTTGGTCCCGTGGCGGTAGGGCAAGCGCGCCCCCGACCCAGCCCGTGAGGCTGACCGGGCAGCAGCCGGGCCTACTGCCCTACCCCCTGGGAACGGGCAAAATAGAAGCGGCGCGCTACGACTCCGTGCGGCTCCTGGTCGTGTCGGGCACTCTGCCCGATGGCAGCGTGCTGCGGGCCACCTTCAGCGCCGGAGCTTTTACGTGAGCGAATAAGGGGGTAGGGGTAGGAAATAAATAGTGTATCTCTACTCACTTTGTGACGAGTATGGCCCGCCGGCCAGGCCAGCCGTTTTCAATAAACCAGGGCCAGCACTTCTTCCAGCACCTGGCGCGAGTTGGCCAGGCGGGGCACCTTGCGCTGGCCACCCAGGCGACCGCGGTGCCGCAGCCAGGTTTCGAAGGTGCCGGGCGGCACGAAATGTACGCGCGGCGGGGCCAGGGCCAGGTCGCGGTGGCGCTTGGCATCGTAGTCCGAGTTGAGGGCGCGTAGCGCCTGGTCGAGCCGCGCCGCGAAGGCCGCCTCATCGGGGGGGGGTAGGGCGCCGGCCAGCTCCACGGCCCACTCGTGGCCGCCGCGCGAAGTGCCGTGCCCCGCCTCAAAATACACCGGCGCGGCCGTGAAATCGCGCACCGCGCAGCCCGTGGCCAGTGCCGCCGCCGCAATGGCGGCCTCGGCATTTTCCACCACCACTTCTTCGCCAAACGCATTGAGGAAGTGCTTAGTACGGCCCGTGATGCGCACCCGGTAGGGCCGCAGCGAGGTGAAGCGCACGGTGTCGCCCACCAGGTAGCGCCACAGCCCCGCGCTGCTGCTGATGACGAGCGCGTAGCTGGGGCCGATGGTCACGTCCTCCAGTGGCACCGGGCACGGGTCGGGCTGGTCGAACTGCCCGGCGGGTAAAAACTCGTAGTAGATGCCGTGTTCCAGCAGCAGCAGCAAGTCGGGCGCGCCGGGCTCGTCCTGCAGGGCAAAGTAGCCCTCCGAGGCGTTGTAAATCTCCAAATAGCGTAGCTGTTCGCCGGGCATCAGCTGCTCAAACAGCTCGCGGTAGGGCCCAAATGCCACCGCGCCGTGCAGAAACAAGCCCAGCCGGGGCCACACCTGGCGCAGGTCGTCGGCCCCGGCCAGGGCCAGCACGCGGCGCAGCAGCACGAGCATCCAGGTGGGCACGCCGGCCAGCACGCGCACATCCTGGCGCAGCACGTGGTGGGCAATGCGCTCAATTTTCTCTTCCCACTCATCGAGCAGCGCGAGGGGTAGGGGAGGGGTGCGCAGCGTCTGGGCCCAGTCGGGCAGGCTCTTCATTACCAGGGCCGACACGTCGCCGGCCTGCCCTACCCCCCCAAACGGGCTGGGGCTGAGGCTGCCGCCCAGGCTCAGCGTTTTGCCCTGCAAGAGCCGGTGGCTGGGGTAGAGGTGGGTGGCCAGGGCCAGCATGTCGCGGCCGGCGCGGTAGTGGTTGTCATGCAGGGCCTCGGGGGTGAGGGGCAGGTACTTGCTGCGGGCGTTGGTGGTGCCGCTGCTGCGCGCCTGCCAGCGCGGGGCGGGGCCGGGCCACAGCACGTCGGGCTGGCCGCGCAGCACTTTTTCCAGCTCAGGAAAAAGCTGCTCATACGTGCTCACCGGCACGCGGCTGGCAAATTCCTGGGCGCTCAGGCCGGGCGCGTAGCCGTGGCGCCGGCCCCAGGCCGTGCCCCGCGCCCGGCCCAGCAAGTAGCGCAGCACGGCGGCCTGGGCCGCCAGCGGCTCGTGCCGCACCCGCGCCAGCCGGGGCAGGCTGCCCAGTTGAACGGCGCGGGCAAGGAGCTGGTCGAGCACGTTGGTTGAGTAAGTACGAATTAGTAAGCGCCTGCGCGAAAAGCCAGGAAGTAGTAACCAGAAACGAGAAACCCAGCTCCCTCCTAGGGGCAAGCTTCTGCTCACGCCCGCCCGCAACTGCCTGCGAAGCTACGATTCACGCCGGTTTTTTGCCCGTTTAATGGGCAGTTGGTAAACGCCGTGCCCGCCCGTGTCCCCGGCAAACACGGCCGGGTTCGCGCTGCCAGGCACACTTTTTTATGTCCCGGACACCCCGCCCCTCGGGTTAAATCAGGCAAAGGAAGGCTTGGGAATGGGTGGGTTACTTTTCAAGATGAATTCGCATTAAGCAGTAAATTTCTCCTACCCCCTCATTTTTACCTCATCATGAATACTGCGCTGAAAACCCTGTTGGCCGCTGCCATTGCCCTGAGCTTCACGGCTTGCTCGACCGACACTTCGAAAACCGCCAACGCCGATGGCTCAACCACCACGACCACCGAGGTAACTACCCCTGGCACGGACTCAGTAGGCACCAAGATGGATGCCAAAATGAACGCCGCCGGTGACAAAATGGATGCCGCTGGCGACAAGATGAACACCAAAATGGACGCCGCTGGCGACAAGATGAACGCCGCAGGCGATAAAATGGGTGCCAAAATGGACGCTGCCGGCGACAAGATGGATGCTAAAATGGACGCCGCCGGCGACAAGATGAACGCCGCAGGCGATAAAATGCAGGCCAACGCCGCCGAAGCCAAAGCGAACATGAATGCCAAAATGGATGCCGCCGGCAACAAGATGAACGCGATGGGCGCCGCCGCCGCCCAGTCGGCCCGCGAAACCAAAGCGAACATGAAAGCTGCCGCTAAGCAGTAAGCAGTGGCTCTGCGGCAAAAGGCCTGCACTCCCGGCTTTTGCCGCTGCCCAAAATTCGAAAGCCCTTCCGACTACGTAGCCGGAAGGGCTTTTTTTGAGCGGCGACCCAACTGATTCGCCGCTTTTCAAGCGACAACAACCGGCCCAAAATGCAGCTTGCCTTGTCGGCGGCAAATCAAATACAAGAGTTGGGTGAGGACCGGCTACCCAGCACTTTTTGAATTCTGGAAAGGATAGTTTTTTTGTTAAGTATTTTTATATTTGTCCTAGTATGAAAATGCACCTACTCCTAGCCATCCTGCTTACCCTGGCTTCCCCCGCCCTGGCGCAACGGACTGCTATTAACAACCACAATTACTACGACTACTACGTGGGCCCCACGTCGATGAAGGGCGGCCTGGTGGGGCCGGTTGATAAGCTGAAGAATCGAAACCTGGGTACCAATTGGCTGCGCTGGAATGAGATAACGCCTATCCTGGTGGATGAAATGCAAAAGGCGGGCTATGATAACGTGTACACCAACAAGCTGTTCCGCATTGACTCGGCGCAATACGTGATGCTAGCGGCTTTATCTATGCGCGCCCCCAATGTGGGATTCCTCTACGCCGAAGGTCATGCAGCTTTTCCAAGCGCCACCGACCGGCAGCCGGGCCACCAGTTGATGGGCGAGGGCAAGTATGACTACGTGCAGTTTGTTAGTACCCAAGGCAATAAGTCGGAACTCATCAAGATACGGAAGCTGCCCGTCAATCTGCTCCTGCTCGCCGAAAACTGGTACTGGTATCAGTATACGGAGAACCCGAGCGACAACAAGTATCTCCTGACCAGGGAAGACATCCTCCGGGTACTACGAGAGGATATTCAGGAGCGTTTGGCCACTGCGCCCAAGCCAGTCAAGCAGTAGCGTGCGCTCACCAGCCCCGGCGTAAGCGCCCCACCCGCCGGCCCCCGCGAGGATGTCCCGTTCGGAAAGATACTGACAGCTTTCCCGAAGTTATCATGAAAAACCCTCCTGAGCCGCAGGTGCGGCGTAGTCAGCGCGATTACAATTTGCCTTTTAAGCAAGCAGGCTGGTTACCTGTGCAGCGAAGAGAGGCAATGCCTGAACCTGAGGCTATTTAATGCGTAATCAAGGCCGCCAGCAAGGAGAAAGCCCCGCCGGAAAATTCGAAAGGGACTCTTGCCTTAGTCCTGTCAATATTTAGCCGGACGAGACATCACGCAGCCTGGAAACGAAGAATGCCCGCCGGTAAGGGCAGGCATTCTTCGTTTCCAGGCTTTAGCGCTCCCTCCTGGGCTCGAACCAGGGACCCTCTGATTAACAGTCAGATGCTCTAACCGGCTGAGCTAAGGAAGCTAATTTATCCCGAAACCGGCGCTTTCGGGCTGCAAAGATAGAAAAGGTCTTTTAGAAAAACCAAGCTTTGGGTCATAAAAAACCACTTTTGTTCGCAAAATCCGGCTTAATTGGTGATTGTCAGCAGGCTGCCGCTTAAGCTGGTGCTGTATTGGCGGAGCGAGCGGGCGGCGGGGCCGCCCGTTACCTGGCCCTGGAGGCTGAATTGGGAGGTGCAGCAGCTATCGCGAAAAAACAGGCGCGAACTGCGGTCGAGGGTCACGGTGGCGCAGTTGCTGAGGGGCTGGTAGGGGCAGTTGCGCTCGAAGGCCGAGTAGGTAGTGGCGTTCTGGCGCACCACGTAGATGCCCTTCACGCCACCCTGGCCGTTGGCGCTGCCGGGTGGAATGGCTACTACCCCGTTGTCGAAGCGCAAGGCCTTGTTTTGCTGGTCCAGCAGGTCTAACTGCACGTTTACCGGCACGTTGGGGATGGTCGTGGTGGTACCGCCGGTATTGGAATTGCAGGC from Hymenobacter psoromatis includes the following:
- a CDS encoding arsenic transporter, with product MMPAVAIWIIVVLAIGLVISRPFRVPEFVWAVGGAGLLVGLGLLPGRQALAGVAKGLNVYLFLTGMMLLAETARAEKVFDWLAAHATRLAKGSGRRLFLLIYLVGVVVTTFLSNDATAVVLTPAVAYAVKAAKVKDPLPYLLICAFVANAASFVLPLSNPANLVIYGAHLPPLLTWLPRYLLPSAIAVGATYFLLLYTQKDKLTGQLATSGALPTLARSGWVALAGIGATAVVLLVASALSVQLGLPTALTGVATAAVVLVSARKSPLHILKNVSWSVLLLVAGLFVLVEGLITTGITRWLAGLLSSGAGPGAAKTTWLSGVGAALLCNVLNNLPVGLLAGNVLHAAPVPETLRSAVLIGIDLGPNLSVTGSLATILWLIALRRENIKVSGWQFLRLGAIVMTVPLLLAFAALYV